The following are from one region of the Acanthopagrus latus isolate v.2019 chromosome 2, fAcaLat1.1, whole genome shotgun sequence genome:
- the LOC119008653 gene encoding extracellular calcium-sensing receptor-like has protein sequence MHEPLDLQCTSLNFRGFQYAQAMLFAIEEINNSTDMLPGISLGCKIYDACASIARGVRVALALANGNEVVSEPSEAPCTRIAKVQAILGETFSSPCMAIATAIGPFHIPLISHFATCACLSDKTKYPSFLRTIPSDYYQSRALAQLVKYFGWTWVGAIRSNDDYGNSGMATFTETAQQLGICLEYSVSFYRADPPVKIQKLIDIIRDSTSKVIVTFLSPTELYVLMHEFFYHNLTGYQWVGTEAWIFDSETAARDRHHILDGAIGLSIPKAHVSGMREFMLDVKPLNSSSNELFTEFWETFFSCKFNMSKSSSENQRECTGHEDVTGVQNSFTDMSLMPIFYNVYKGVYAVAHALHNILSCNETCNNQVRLDPFMIFQHIRKIQFTTKEGDEVYFNENGDPAAKYEIINWQPTENGIVDFVTVGLYDASLPADKQLSFRNTPLIWAQHSQQVPLSVCSEKCAPGTRKVLKKGKPVCCYDCFRCAEGEISNMTDSITCVQCPPEFWSNERRDACVKKEAEFLSYKDIIGSLLTAASLCGACMTIFVALIFFKYRQTPVVRANNSELSFLLLFSLTLCFLCSLTFMGRPSEWSCMLRHTAFGITFVLCISCVLGKTIVVLMAFRATLPGSDVMKWFGPAQQKLCVLGFTLIQVIICILWLTISPPFPFKNFKVSKDKIILECALGSAVGFWAVLGYIGLLAMLCFSLAFLARKLPDNFNEAKFITFSMLIFCAVWITFIPAYVSSPGKFSVAVEIFAILASSFGLLICIFTPKCYIILLKPEKNTKKNMMGKGAPKSL, from the exons ATGCATGAACCATTGGATCTCCAATGCACCAG TTTGAATTTCAGAGGGTTCCAGTATGCCCAGGCTATGCTCTTTGCCATAGAGGAGATTAATAACagtacagacatgctgcctgGCATCTCTCTTGGATGTAAGATCTATGATGCCTGTGCCTCCATTGCAAGAGGTGTGAGGGTTGCACTGGCCTTGGCTAATGGTAATGAAGTGGTATCTGAACCCTCTGAGGCACCATGTACCAGAATTGCCAAAGTACAGGCCATTTTGGGAGAGaccttttcctctccctgcaTGGCCATAGCTACTGCCATTGGACCCTTTCATATCCCACTG atcAGCCACTTTGCTACGTGTGCTTGCCTCAGTGATAAAACCAAGTACCCATCATTCCTCAGAACAATACCCAGTGACTACTACCAGAGCAGAGCCCTGGCCCAGCTGGTCAAGTACTTTGGTTGGACTTGGGTTGGAGCTATTAGATCAAATGATGATTATGGTAATAGTGGCATGGCCACTTTCACAGAAACTGCCCAGCAGCTGGGTATCTGTCTGGAGTACTCTGTATCTTTCTACAGGGCGGATCCACCTGTCAAAATACAAAAGCTAATTGACATTATCAGGGATTCCACTTCCAAGGTGATTGTCACTTTCCTTTCCCCCACAGAGTTGTATGTGTTGATGCATGAGTTCTTTTACCACAATTTGACTGGGTACCAGTGGGTAGGCACTGAGGCCTGGATCTTTGATTCTGAAACTGCTGCAAGGGACAGGCATCACATTCTGGATGGTGCCATAGGCCTGTCAATCCCTAAAGCACATGTCAGTGGCATGAGAGAGTTCATGTTGGATGTGAAGCCGCTCAATTCATCTAGTAACGAATTGTTTACAGAGTTTTGGGAGACATTTTTCAGCTGCAAATTCAATATGTcaaaatcatcatcagagaATCAGAGAGAATGTACTGGACATGAAGATGTGACTGGAGTGCAAAACAGCTTCACTGATATGTCACTCATGCCTATCTTTTACAATGTTTATAAAGGAGTGTATGCAGTGGCCCATGCACTTCATAATATTCTCAGCTGTAATGAAACATGTAACAACCAGGTGCGGCTAGATCCATTTATG ATTTTTCAGCACATCAGAAAGATCCAGTTCACAAcaaaggaaggagatgaggtTTATTTCAATGAGAATGGAGATCCAGCAGCAAAGTATGAAATTATAAACTGGCAGCCAACAGAAAATGGCATTGTGGACTTTGTCACAGTCGGTCTTTATGATGCATCTTtacctgcagacaaacagctgagtTTCCGAAATACGCCTTTGATTTGGGCACAGCACTCACAACAG GTGCCTTTGTCAGTTTGCAGTGAGAAATGTGCCCCAGGAACTCGCAAGGTTCTGAAGAAAGGAAAACCTGTCTGCTGCTATGACTGTTTCAgatgtgcagagggagaaatcaGCAACATGACAG attCTATCACCTGTGTGCAATGCCCACCTGAGTTTTGGTCAAATGAGAGAAGAGATGCTTGTGTAAAGAAGGAGGCAGAGTTTCTGTCATATAAAGACATTATTGGATCACTGCTCACTGCAGCATCTCTCTGTGGAGCATGCATGACGATTTTTGTTGCATTGATTTTCTTCAAATATAGACAGACGCCTGTTGTCAGGGCCAACAACTCTGAactgagcttcctgctgctcttctccttgactctgtgtttcctgtgttctctgaccttcatGGGCCGGCCCTCTgagtggtcctgcatgctgcgacacacagcattcggcatcacctttgtcctctgtatctcttgtgttctggGGAAAACAATAGTGGTGTTAATGGCCTTCAGGGCCACACTCCCAGgtagtgatgtgatgaaatggtttgggcCTGCACAGCAGAAACTCTGTGTTCTTGGTTTCACTCTCATACAAGTTATCATATGTATCCTCTGGTTAacaatttctcctccttttccatttAAGAATTTCAAGGTGTCAAAGGACAAAATCATCTTAGAGTGTGCTCTGGGCTCAGCTGTAGGTTTTTGGGCTGTACTTGGGTACATAGGACTTCTGGCCATGTTATGTTTTAGTCTTGCATTTCTGGCTCGGAAACTGCCTGATAATTTCAATGAGGCCAAATTTATCACctttagcatgctgatattctgtgcagtatGGATCACTTTTATCCCAgcatatgtcagctctcctgggaagttcagtgttgctgtggagatatttgctattctggcttcaagttttggactgctcatttgtatttttactccaaaatgttacatcatcttactgaaaccagagaagaatacaaaaaagaataTGATGGGGAAGGGGGCACCTAAATCACTGTGA